GTCCGCGAAGGCCCCCGGGTCAGCCGCGATGTCGGCCGCGTGGTCGAGCACCGTCTCGATGTCGCCCCGCGAGAGTTGTTTCGCGCTGATGATGTGGTCGTGCCGCATTTCACTCGATACCGCGCTCCGGACGGTCTTGAATCCCCCGACACGGGAACAGGGCTCTCGGGCGTGCCCGAACGTCGGCCGGCGGGGCCGGGATACGGCGGAAAACGAGCGGGGCGAAACCGACCCGACGGCCGGCCAGCGCCCTGTCAGGGATTGCTCCGCCAGACGTCGACGCGCGGTTCGGTGTAGGCCTTGCCGACGATGTCGGGGACGCCGTCGCCGTCGAGGTCGACGGCCTTCGCCTCGTGGGTCGGGACGCCGATGCCCAGTTCTTTCCGCTCGAAGTTCCCGGCCCCGTCGTTGTGGAAGACGAACTGTCGGGGCTCGTGGCCGGTCTCCAGCCCCATCTCCGCGACGAAGATGTCGGGACTGCCGTCGCCGTCGAAATCCGCCACGTCGAGGCTATGGGGATTCGAGAGGTCGTCGTGCAGCAGGGTCAGGTCCCACTCGGGCGGGTCAAACACGCCCAGCCGGGCCGGGCGGTCGTCGAGGTACGGCTCGTCGCCCTCGACGAGGATTATCTCAAGGTCGCCGTCGCCGTCGACGTCCTCGATGGCGACGCGGGTACACTGCCAGTCGTCGGCAATCGGCTCCCGGTCCCACCCGTCGGCGGTCCGGTGGAAGACGTTGGGGCCGGCGACGATTTCGACCGCGCCGTCGCCGTCCACGTCCTCGACGGCGACGCCCTCGACGTCGAGGTCCTCGGCGACGATGTGGCGGTTCGCTACCGGCCACGGCTCCCGCGTCGGGTCCTCGGGGATGTCGTAGTAGAACACGGTCTGGGACTCCTGTGACAGCCCGACGACCTCGTTTTCCCCGTCCCCGTCCACGTCGGCCACGGCGGTGTCGTGATACTTCTCGAAGTCGTCAGTGATGAGCCGACGCGTCCACTGCTCTCGCGGGTCGTCCGGTATCTCGAACCACCACAGTTTGTGCCGGTAGATGTTCTGACCGGCTACCATGTCCGGGCGACCGTTCCCCGTGATGTCGCCGAGCGAACCGCCGACAGAGAGTTCCGGTGCGCTGGCAACGTCGTGGCGCTCCCAGCCGGGGTTTTCATACCAGAACACGTTCGTCTGGAGCCAGCGGGCCAGCGGCCCCATGCCGAATACGGACAGCAAGTCGACTGACTTGTCGACGAGTGGGAACTCAACCTCGTGCTTGTCGCCGAGCGCCCCGACGATGACGTCGGGCCGACCGTTGCCCGTGAGGTCGGTCGTGAGGCAGAAACTCATCGTGTTCGCCGGCGGCGACGCCTCGATGCGCTCGTGGTGGAGGTTCATGTCCCAGCCCTTCGGGTGAATCAGTATTGTTATGGCCGGGCTAACACCGGTCAGGAGCGGGTGGTGGCGCGCGCCGGACTCCGGGACGGGTCGCTCCCGCCGAGGAGTCGCTCCAGCGTGGCCACCCCGTCGTCGATTTTCGCCGTCGGGTCGCCGTCGAGTTCGTTCTCGTATATCACCCAGTCGACCCCGGCGTCGGCCGCGGCGTCCAGCACCGCGTCCATGTCGACGACTCCCTCACCGTGTGATACGTTCTCGTAGCCCCGGAACGGCCCGGCCGGAGCCACGTCCCGGAGGTGTACCATATCGATGCGCTCGCCACACAGCGAGAAGACGGCGGTCGGGTCGTAGCCGGCCTCGCGTGCGTCCGCGACCTCGGGCTCGAACGTGACCTCGTCCGGAGCGGTCCGGGCCAGGAGGTTCCACATCGGGGTCTCGCTCGGTATCGTCGCCGGGTCGTTCTGCCGAATCCGGGTCGCCAGCCGGTGTGCGCACTCCCCGGCGGCCGCCGGTATCGGCGTCTCGTCGATGACGGTGCCCGCCGCGTCCGGGAGGAACGGACGGAACGTCCGGCGGCCGATGTGGTGGCCCAGCCGCATGTCGGACTCCGCGAGGCCGGCCGCCGCGTCGCGGAGCCGACGGGAGAGCGAGCGGACGTCGCTCCGGGTTCGAAGCGCCGTCGCCGGGAAGTGTGGCACGACGACGGTGTCACACCCCACCGTTCGACACCGAACCAGCAGGTCCGAATCACCCTCCAGAGCGGCTTCGATTTCGGGGAGGGCAGCGTGTACGGCGACCGGGTCGAGGTCGGCGTCGTCGAGTGCCGTAGCGACGTCCTCGGGCGGTGCCTCGTGGAACCGGTGGGCGAACTCGACACCGTCGTAGCCGGCAGCGCCGACGCGCCGGACGATTTCGGGGAGCGATTCGGGCAGGGTACGGACGCTGTACAACTGGAGCGCCTTGCTGGGTCCACTACCCATACGGTTCTGTAATGCTGTGACTGTTATCGTTACACATGGGCTATCGTGGCATAGCCGGTGGATAACCGAGCCCGACGATGGCCGCTAGACGTGGACCCCTGGAGGGCGGCGGCGCGAACGGCCACCTGAACCACGTTGGTCCCGCGGAGTCGGGCATCTGTGTGCGGGCCCACGGTGACCGGTGCGAGGGTTGAAGAGGGATAGCGGGGCGACCAACGGTATGCTCGCAATCGCTGGCGGGAAAGGTGGCTGCGGGAAGACGACGATGGCTCTCGGGGTCGGGCAGGCACTGGGAAGGGTCACCGGACGGGCGCTGGTCGTCGACACCGACCGGGACATGCCGAACCTCCATCGCCGCGCCGGCGTCGGGCCGGCGTCGGGCGTCAGTGACATCGCGGCCGGAGCCGAGCCGACCGCAGTCGCACGGCGGGCCGCGACCGTCGAGAACGTCGACGTCGTCCCCTGCCGGACCGCGTCTGCGGCCGCTGTCAGCAGCGCTGTCGACAGGCTATCCCGGTGCGGTCGCCCCGTGGTACTGGACTGCCCGGCCGGCGCTGGCCCGGACGCCGCCTGCCCGTTGCGGGCGGCCAACGGGACGGTGCTCGTGAGCGAGCCGACCCGGCGGAGCCTCACCGACGCGGCCAAGACGGCGGCGATGGCCCGGACGCTCGACGCGCCACCCAGGCTGACCGTCCTCGTCGGCAGCGACGGGTCCGTCGACCCGTCGGGCCTGCTGTCGTGTCCGCGCACGGTCCACGTTCCGTCGGTGTCGGGGCCACTCGAAGCCGACCGCGCGACGGCGAAATACGCCGAGATAGCGGCCGTTCTGACCAA
Above is a window of Haloarcula sp. DT43 DNA encoding:
- a CDS encoding sugar phosphate isomerase/epimerase family protein, which produces MGSGPSKALQLYSVRTLPESLPEIVRRVGAAGYDGVEFAHRFHEAPPEDVATALDDADLDPVAVHAALPEIEAALEGDSDLLVRCRTVGCDTVVVPHFPATALRTRSDVRSLSRRLRDAAAGLAESDMRLGHHIGRRTFRPFLPDAAGTVIDETPIPAAAGECAHRLATRIRQNDPATIPSETPMWNLLARTAPDEVTFEPEVADAREAGYDPTAVFSLCGERIDMVHLRDVAPAGPFRGYENVSHGEGVVDMDAVLDAAADAGVDWVIYENELDGDPTAKIDDGVATLERLLGGSDPSRSPARATTRS
- a CDS encoding FG-GAP repeat domain-containing protein, coding for MNLHHERIEASPPANTMSFCLTTDLTGNGRPDVIVGALGDKHEVEFPLVDKSVDLLSVFGMGPLARWLQTNVFWYENPGWERHDVASAPELSVGGSLGDITGNGRPDMVAGQNIYRHKLWWFEIPDDPREQWTRRLITDDFEKYHDTAVADVDGDGENEVVGLSQESQTVFYYDIPEDPTREPWPVANRHIVAEDLDVEGVAVEDVDGDGAVEIVAGPNVFHRTADGWDREPIADDWQCTRVAIEDVDGDGDLEIILVEGDEPYLDDRPARLGVFDPPEWDLTLLHDDLSNPHSLDVADFDGDGSPDIFVAEMGLETGHEPRQFVFHNDGAGNFERKELGIGVPTHEAKAVDLDGDGVPDIVGKAYTEPRVDVWRSNP
- a CDS encoding MinD/ParA family ATP-binding protein, giving the protein MLAIAGGKGGCGKTTMALGVGQALGRVTGRALVVDTDRDMPNLHRRAGVGPASGVSDIAAGAEPTAVARRAATVENVDVVPCRTASAAAVSSAVDRLSRCGRPVVLDCPAGAGPDAACPLRAANGTVLVSEPTRRSLTDAAKTAAMARTLDAPPRLTVLVGSDGSVDPSGLLSCPRTVHVPSVSGPLEADRATAKYAEIAAVLTKRNT